Proteins encoded within one genomic window of Brachybacterium sp. P6-10-X1:
- a CDS encoding cold-shock protein, with amino-acid sequence MATGIVSWFNSDKGYGFIAPEDGSADVFAHFSAIQGTGRRDLEENQRVEFETEQGPKGMQAVNIRGI; translated from the coding sequence ATGGCTACTGGCATCGTCAGCTGGTTCAACTCCGACAAGGGCTACGGCTTCATCGCCCCCGAAGACGGCTCCGCCGATGTGTTCGCGCACTTCAGCGCGATCCAGGGCACCGGTCGTCGCGACCTCGAGGAGAACCAGCGCGTGGAGTTCGAGACCGAGCAGGGCCCCAAGGGCATGCAGGCCGTGAACATCCGCGGCATCTGA